Sequence from the Deltaproteobacteria bacterium genome:
TTCAACTCTCACCTCACGGCCACTTACCGGGTGCACAAATTCCAGTGAGCGCGCATGCAGGCAAAGACGCCGCCAGCCAGTGCGGGCTACCACGTTTTCCGTCAGCCCACGCTCGAAATATTCGAGGAAGACGTTTTCGTCCGGATGATAGGTTTTGTCGCCAAAAAGCTCGTGGCCGGCGTGAGCAGCGTGGATTCGGATTTGATTGGTGCGCCCAGTTTTGGGACGCGCCTCGAGCAAGGAGGCATCCTGTCCACGTCCGAGCACTGAGAACTCGGTCAAGGCATGCAGTCCGTCGGGTACGACCCACTTTTTGATGCGAATCGCACTCGCGGCTAAATCGCCAATGGCACCGTCGGCTACCCAATGATCAAAGCGCGGAAGACCTCGGGCGATCGCCAGGTATTCCTTGCGCAGCTGACGTTCGGCAAAATCAGTAGCTAGTTTACCACGGACTGCGGCTGTGGCACCGCAAATGACGATTCCGCTCGTCTCGCGATCAAGCCTGTGGACCGCCGCCCATTCGCGCCCAATTTCCTGCCATACAATTTCTGTGAACGTATTTTTGCGATACGGGCCATTCTCGTGCATCGGCAGGTTGCCGGGTTTATATACCGCCATGACAGGGCCGTCTTGCCATAGGACGCGAATGGCGCGATCAACTTCCGGCTCCACCGTCTTTGGTGCGTAAAGGGTCAGTTCGTCCCCGCACTTCAGGCGCGCCGCATTCTTGCAGCGCCGTCCGTTGACGAGTAGGCGCTCGCTCGAAATACGCTGTTGCCACCCGTTGCGCGAGAGGAAAGGAAACTGC
This genomic interval carries:
- a CDS encoding RluA family pseudouridine synthase; protein product: MQTLATSDNEAATHEYRRLGGPVPVESVGQRVDDYLARQFPFLSRNGWQQRISSERLLVNGRRCKNAARLKCGDELTLYAPKTVEPEVDRAIRVLWQDGPVMAVYKPGNLPMHENGPYRKNTFTEIVWQEIGREWAAVHRLDRETSGIVICGATAAVRGKLATDFAERQLRKEYLAIARGLPRFDHWVADGAIGDLAASAIRIKKWVVPDGLHALTEFSVLGRGQDASLLEARPKTGRTNQIRIHAAHAGHELFGDKTYHPDENVFLEYFERGLTENVVARTGWRRLCLHARSLEFVHPVSGREVRVEVPMPDDMVELWAQLSR